One genomic window of Deferribacterota bacterium includes the following:
- the recC gene encoding exodeoxyribonuclease V subunit gamma, with protein MALYDFSSNDLSTLLYCLTENINTKKLPPMVPEIIVTQTDGIKKLLSLNIAKKNGICCNIKYLKPKYLIYHLLESAGLQFDNDHPLESKNIFWLITNALLDKGLNNSLKKYIEDSEIKLAQLAYSISDLFDQYFVYRPEMIRSWDEGRLYYKNDLIEKWQFEIYRHIVKKLNVKSFPSSVNNKIFKNLNLDKLPKRISLFGLSMLPPFYIGILNEFAKYIDIYLYLLNPSKEYWLEYISQKEALKLKIKKGVEAETLFYNVKNNLLSEFGKTGADFYTLLLETFTDIRFDFIQKNSANVNKNTRKTMLEVIKEDILNDINLNEIPKKDFDNIDDSVEIHSCHSPMREVEVLYNRLLYIFDNNPNMKPSDILVMTPDISTYAPFIDAVFGLKRGKKEIPYSISDVSYIDSEGTIKVFMDILNLLKGRFEINNIINIIESEAIKEKFSLNETDINIMKVCLNDAAVRWGLDSNFRKEKGIEYSYNEYSWEYGLDRLLLSLIYERDNLFENIRTVESIQANVNNIIAAISIFLYELYNLYNFSINKHSVDSWFKKLIDFVDKIFPVDIPTSANISREIAILKSSLDDMLESYNYCTNYGPQINVGLDFIIEYLKNNFKNKLHTHRFLDGGITFCEMIPMRSIPFKIICLIGLNNDTFPRQRKPLSFDLISLHPEKGDRNLRENDKYLFLETIISAKEKLYLSYVGQDLILNDTIPPSVLINQFIYYLRQRFNIKNVENIEEEIVIKDKISSFDPAYFMRDNEPYYINYSKEDYCAAEVTTNNPKKEKTKFIDKRIDIEPEDNVINIYDFLKFFENPIKHYFKKTLNINLEEKKLSLDDEEPFSLDSLNEFILKERLSDNYFKEKEEKNCITKYADILPPGGVGIGEFQKAFKSVEDFKKILLEKYTINKVRINYELHLPYKYNNINYTIEGTLSYFHKIDNNQLLNNNKIIKGELEGYNLADYRFSCGKAKRSDVPINTRLKVYLKHIILNYYESLIGAEKLSDSYLFAEGREEYEPIYKIYKYKALKREELDEILDYFLKLYLDGLKTPLHFIPKYSYEYYEKEEKFNKSQKIKDILEPFNREPDNYLSFYLKDLNNPEEDFFNKSYNNSAKKIFSYLKIFEEELENDKGK; from the coding sequence ATGGCTCTATACGATTTTTCATCAAATGATTTAAGCACTTTATTATATTGCCTAACAGAGAACATTAACACAAAAAAACTACCCCCTATGGTTCCTGAAATCATTGTAACCCAAACAGATGGTATAAAGAAGTTGCTCTCCCTAAATATAGCAAAAAAAAATGGCATCTGTTGTAATATAAAATATTTAAAACCAAAATACCTAATATACCATCTATTAGAATCAGCAGGATTACAATTTGACAATGACCACCCTTTAGAATCAAAAAATATTTTTTGGCTAATAACCAATGCCCTTTTAGATAAAGGGCTAAATAACTCATTAAAAAAGTATATAGAGGACAGTGAAATAAAATTGGCACAGCTTGCCTATAGTATAAGCGACCTCTTTGACCAATACTTTGTTTACAGACCTGAAATGATAAGAAGCTGGGATGAGGGAAGGTTATATTATAAAAATGACTTAATTGAGAAGTGGCAATTTGAGATATATAGACATATAGTTAAAAAACTTAATGTAAAATCATTCCCCTCATCTGTTAATAATAAAATCTTTAAAAATCTAAATTTAGATAAACTTCCTAAAAGGATATCTCTTTTTGGGCTTTCCATGTTACCTCCTTTCTATATAGGGATATTAAATGAGTTTGCGAAATATATAGATATATATCTCTACCTCTTAAATCCTTCAAAGGAGTACTGGCTTGAATATATCTCGCAAAAAGAAGCCTTAAAATTAAAAATAAAAAAAGGGGTAGAAGCTGAAACTTTATTTTACAACGTAAAGAATAATTTATTATCAGAATTTGGCAAAACAGGAGCAGATTTCTATACACTTTTATTAGAAACTTTTACTGATATTAGGTTCGATTTTATACAAAAAAACAGTGCAAATGTTAATAAGAACACAAGAAAAACTATGCTGGAGGTTATAAAAGAGGATATTTTAAATGATATAAATCTTAATGAGATACCTAAAAAAGATTTTGATAATATTGATGATTCAGTAGAGATCCATTCCTGTCACTCCCCAATGAGAGAGGTTGAAGTTTTATATAACAGACTACTATATATTTTTGATAATAATCCCAACATGAAACCTTCTGATATACTAGTTATGACCCCTGATATTTCGACTTACGCCCCTTTTATTGATGCTGTGTTTGGCTTGAAAAGGGGCAAAAAAGAGATTCCCTATTCCATATCCGATGTAAGTTATATTGATAGTGAAGGAACCATAAAGGTATTTATGGATATTTTAAATCTTCTAAAGGGTAGGTTTGAGATAAATAATATTATTAACATAATTGAAAGTGAGGCAATTAAAGAGAAATTTAGTCTAAATGAAACAGATATTAATATAATGAAAGTCTGCCTAAATGATGCCGCTGTTAGATGGGGACTAGATAGCAATTTTAGAAAAGAAAAGGGTATTGAATATAGCTATAATGAATATAGCTGGGAATACGGCCTTGATAGATTACTACTAAGCTTAATATATGAAAGGGATAATTTATTTGAAAATATAAGAACCGTTGAAAGCATTCAGGCAAATGTTAATAATATAATAGCAGCTATCTCTATTTTTCTATATGAACTTTATAATCTTTACAATTTTTCAATAAACAAACACAGTGTAGATAGTTGGTTTAAGAAATTAATAGACTTTGTAGATAAAATATTTCCAGTTGATATACCTACATCGGCAAATATTAGCAGAGAAATAGCAATCCTAAAATCTTCATTAGATGATATGCTTGAAAGTTATAATTATTGTACAAATTATGGGCCTCAAATTAATGTAGGCCTTGATTTTATAATAGAATATTTAAAGAATAATTTTAAAAATAAATTACATACCCATAGATTTTTAGATGGTGGTATAACCTTTTGTGAAATGATTCCTATGAGGAGTATTCCCTTTAAAATAATATGCTTAATAGGGCTAAATAATGATACCTTCCCACGCCAAAGAAAACCCTTAAGCTTTGATCTTATCTCTCTACACCCTGAAAAAGGAGATAGAAATTTAAGAGAAAACGACAAATACCTCTTCTTAGAGACTATAATCTCTGCAAAGGAAAAACTATACCTTAGCTATGTTGGACAAGACTTGATATTAAACGATACTATACCGCCTTCTGTTCTAATTAATCAATTTATATATTATCTACGCCAGCGTTTTAATATTAAAAATGTAGAGAACATTGAAGAAGAGATTGTAATTAAAGATAAAATATCATCCTTTGATCCTGCTTATTTTATGAGAGATAATGAACCTTACTATATTAACTATTCAAAGGAAGATTACTGTGCTGCAGAAGTTACAACTAACAATCCAAAAAAAGAAAAAACAAAGTTTATTGACAAAAGGATAGATATTGAACCAGAAGATAATGTTATCAATATTTATGACTTCTTAAAGTTTTTTGAAAATCCTATTAAACATTATTTTAAAAAAACATTGAATATTAATTTAGAGGAGAAAAAATTATCTTTAGATGATGAAGAACCCTTCTCCCTTGATAGCTTAAATGAGTTTATATTAAAAGAAAGACTATCAGATAACTATTTTAAAGAAAAAGAAGAAAAAAATTGTATTACTAAATATGCAGATATATTACCACCTGGTGGGGTTGGTATTGGTGAATTTCAAAAAGCTTTTAAAAGTGTAGAAGATTTTAAAAAAATATTATTAGAAAAATACACTATAAACAAAGTAAGAATAAACTATGAATTACACCTTCCTTACAAATACAATAATATTAACTATACTATAGAAGGCACATTATCTTATTTTCATAAAATTGATAATAATCAGTTATTAAATAATAATAAAATAATTAAAGGTGAATTAGAGGGATATAACCTTGCTGATTATAGATTCTCCTGTGGTAAAGCTAAGAGGTCAGATGTTCCAATAAATACAAGATTAAAAGTTTATTTAAAACATATTATCTTAAACTATTATGAGTCTCTTATAGGTGCTGAAAAACTAAGTGATTCCTATCTCTTTGCCGAGGGTAGAGAAGAGTATGAACCTATATATAAAATTTATAAATATAAAGCATTAAAAAGAGAAGAATTAGATGAAATTTTAGATTATTTTTTAAAGCTATATTTAGATGGTCTAAAGACCCCCCTGCACTTTATCCCAAAATATTCTTACGAATATTATGAAAAAGAAGAAAAATTTAATAAATCTCAAAAAATAAAAGACATCTTAGAACCCTTTAATAGAGAGCCAGACAACTATCTTTCTTTTTATTTAAAAGATTTAAATAACCCTGAAGAAGATTTTTTCAATAAATCATATAATAACAGTGCAAAAAAAATATTCAGCTATCTAAAAATTTTCGAAGAAGAATTGGAGAATGATAAAGGAAAATAA